From Candidatus Hadarchaeales archaeon, one genomic window encodes:
- a CDS encoding 2-hydroxyacyl-CoA dehydratase family protein: protein MRGLEEARQLPLEERLFTLLSLASSIPEDVTERELEDLVAAVPSQAEVLRHLFLSDPAIRRVAMEVSRWAGWYLGMVRGAKEEGKKVVLSSFNTAPEVLYALDLVPLVPEVLTSFATIFLEDPHVYFDWSVEEGLLETMCTSQRAACGAILKGLGLRPDLVVTAAPGSCDANSKLYEYMAVRLGVPYLGIDCPTYHGERAFRYYLKEYRHQVRKLEEFAGRKLEEERLREVVEESEKCRRCYLEINDLKRARPNPVHSCFNIFLQAVKFSSVGTPQGTKLFETVLEASKDRLRRREGAKPEERIRQIWVYTGFYSPSMDLWFWLEENGMSYVVDILTLFHAERPIDTSSLDTMLEGLAQRCWNYPMTRQQRGPMDYPEQWLEDYLWCVEQWGGDCFVFAGHPACKNVWGGFQAFIRALQKETGLPCLKIEADCWDFRVSPVSEIKRRILEFNETMGLG, encoded by the coding sequence GTGAGAGGGTTGGAAGAGGCTAGGCAGCTGCCGCTCGAGGAGAGACTCTTTACCCTTCTTTCCCTAGCTTCCTCCATCCCAGAGGATGTGACGGAGAGGGAGCTGGAAGACCTGGTAGCGGCCGTTCCCTCCCAGGCCGAGGTCCTGAGACACCTCTTCCTCTCCGATCCTGCCATCCGGAGGGTGGCCATGGAGGTATCCAGGTGGGCCGGCTGGTACTTGGGGATGGTGAGGGGAGCGAAGGAGGAGGGGAAGAAGGTGGTGCTCTCCAGCTTCAACACCGCTCCCGAAGTTCTATACGCACTGGACCTAGTCCCACTGGTGCCGGAGGTGCTCACCTCCTTTGCCACCATCTTCTTGGAAGATCCGCACGTGTACTTCGACTGGAGTGTGGAGGAGGGATTGCTCGAGACCATGTGCACCTCGCAGAGGGCAGCCTGTGGGGCCATCCTGAAGGGCCTCGGTCTCCGCCCGGACCTAGTGGTCACCGCTGCCCCGGGAAGCTGTGATGCCAATTCCAAGCTCTACGAATACATGGCTGTTAGGTTGGGTGTTCCCTATCTGGGAATAGACTGCCCTACCTATCATGGAGAAAGGGCCTTCCGGTATTACCTAAAGGAGTACAGGCACCAAGTGAGGAAACTGGAGGAGTTCGCGGGAAGGAAGCTGGAGGAGGAGAGGTTGAGGGAGGTGGTAGAGGAAAGCGAGAAGTGCAGGAGGTGTTATCTGGAGATCAATGATCTGAAGAGGGCCCGCCCCAATCCCGTCCACTCCTGTTTCAACATCTTCTTGCAGGCCGTGAAGTTCAGCTCGGTGGGAACCCCCCAGGGGACCAAGCTCTTCGAAACGGTGTTGGAGGCCTCCAAGGACAGGCTGAGGAGGAGGGAAGGGGCCAAACCAGAGGAGCGCATTAGACAGATTTGGGTGTACACGGGCTTCTACTCTCCGAGCATGGATCTTTGGTTCTGGCTGGAAGAGAATGGGATGAGCTACGTGGTGGATATCCTGACCCTCTTCCACGCTGAGAGACCCATCGATACTTCCTCCTTGGATACCATGCTCGAGGGATTGGCGCAGAGGTGCTGGAATTATCCCATGACCAGGCAACAGAGAGGACCCATGGATTACCCGGAACAGTGGCTTGAGGACTACCTTTGGTGCGTGGAGCAGTGGGGAGGGGACTGTTTTGTTTTTGCGGGTCATCCAGCCTGTAAGAATGTGTGGGGGGGTTTCCAAGCCTTTATAAGGGCGCTACAGAAGGAGACGGGTCTTCCCTGTCTGAAAATAGAGGCCGATTGCTGGGACTTCAGGGTTAGTCCGGTTTCTGAAATCAAACGCAGGATTTTAGAGTTCAACGAGACGATGGGACTGGGTTAG